From Micrococcus porci, one genomic window encodes:
- a CDS encoding thiamine pyrophosphate-binding protein yields the protein MRALEDRRPRNSRSETLSGRGVTKAQFTVHHASGIPSAIQDAWAEAVTVPQGPVWVEIPQDVLLGEVMVPPVQDARAVPYDHPPRAELVAEVVRWLRGAGRVAIVAGGGVRRSGRAAMESLREVAELLQAPVVCSPGGNTAFPWEHPLSLGGWVEDRLVTDLLEDAEVLLVVGSSLGEVTSNYFTLEPRGRLIQVDAEPRVLETNHPTLGVRADAGQALQALAAALRESGSVARDAAVWHGRTPAEVVADVNARITARLDAQDLGVERRLLADIRAAVPSTMQTYWDMTIAAYWAWNCWDAQDGEFHSAQGAGGLGYGFPAAFGGAVGLAHQGRTGIDGRVLAVAGDGSAMYSLAELAAARQHDVDVTWLIIDDGGYGILREYMEGAFGKATATELDRPDFQALAASFGVPAETVGVEDVRGALERAFQADGPNVVVVQTRLAMWAPSHLGEAPEV from the coding sequence GTGCGGGCATTGGAGGACCGCAGGCCCCGGAATTCCCGGTCAGAGACGCTCTCGGGCCGCGGCGTCACCAAGGCCCAGTTCACGGTCCACCACGCCTCGGGCATCCCCTCGGCCATCCAGGACGCGTGGGCCGAGGCCGTCACCGTGCCGCAGGGGCCGGTGTGGGTGGAGATCCCGCAGGACGTGCTGCTCGGCGAGGTCATGGTGCCCCCGGTGCAGGACGCCCGGGCCGTGCCCTACGACCATCCGCCGCGCGCCGAGCTCGTGGCCGAGGTCGTGCGCTGGCTGCGCGGGGCCGGGCGGGTGGCGATCGTGGCCGGCGGCGGTGTGCGCCGCTCCGGCCGGGCCGCGATGGAGAGCCTGCGGGAGGTCGCGGAGCTGCTCCAGGCCCCCGTGGTCTGCTCGCCGGGCGGCAACACCGCCTTCCCGTGGGAACACCCGCTCAGCCTCGGCGGCTGGGTCGAGGACCGCCTCGTCACGGACCTGCTCGAGGACGCCGAGGTGCTCCTCGTCGTCGGCTCCTCGCTCGGCGAGGTCACCTCCAACTACTTCACGCTCGAGCCCCGCGGCCGCCTCATCCAGGTCGACGCCGAGCCGCGCGTCCTCGAGACCAACCACCCCACCCTCGGCGTCCGGGCCGACGCCGGCCAGGCGCTCCAGGCCCTCGCCGCCGCCCTGCGCGAGTCGGGCTCGGTGGCGCGGGACGCCGCCGTCTGGCACGGCCGCACCCCCGCCGAGGTGGTCGCCGACGTCAACGCGCGCATCACCGCCCGCCTCGACGCCCAGGACCTCGGCGTGGAGCGCCGGCTCCTGGCGGACATCCGCGCCGCCGTCCCGTCGACCATGCAGACGTACTGGGACATGACCATCGCCGCCTACTGGGCATGGAACTGCTGGGACGCGCAGGACGGCGAGTTCCACTCGGCGCAGGGCGCCGGGGGACTCGGCTACGGGTTCCCGGCCGCGTTCGGCGGCGCGGTGGGCCTGGCCCACCAGGGACGCACCGGGATCGACGGGCGCGTGCTCGCCGTCGCCGGCGACGGCTCGGCCATGTACTCGCTCGCCGAGCTGGCCGCCGCGCGCCAGCACGACGTCGACGTGACGTGGCTGATCATCGACGACGGCGGGTACGGCATCCTGCGCGAGTACATGGAGGGCGCGTTCGGCAAGGCCACGGCCACCGAGCTCGACCGGCCGGACTTCCAGGCCCTCGCCGCCTCCTTCGGCGTGCCCGCCGAGACGGTGGGAGTGGAGGACGTGCGCGGCGCGCTCGAGCGCGCGTTCCAGGCGGACGGGCCGAACGTCGTCGTGGTGCAGACCCGCCTGGCGATGTGGGCGCCGAGCCACCTCGGGGAGGCCCCGGAGGTCTGA
- a CDS encoding alcohol dehydrogenase catalytic domain-containing protein, producing MTTKNRAVAFHGIKDVRVDELDFPKLEMPDGSAAPHGVILKIVATNICGSDLHIYRGSFPVPEGMVLGHEMTGQVLEVGSDVQFLKEGDLVSVPFNVACGRCRNCRAGHTEICETANPEQACAAYGFNLGNFQGGQAEYLFVPYADFQLLRFPDQEQAMEKILDLAVLSDILPTAFHGLMAAGAKPGSTVYIAGAGPVGRCAAAAARLLGASCIIVGDQDASRLELVRKHGCETIDLSVTENLQDAVNDILGEPMVDCAVDYVGSEAHGLGSESDEMQPIAAVNQVLDITRPGGATGIIGIYGPDPIAETKAEQEGTFPVDFGKAWIKSPHIIGGQAPIMRYNRQLMMSILWDRMPYLTEMVNPRVISLDEAPQAYAEFDQGSVDKFIIDPHGMIAR from the coding sequence ATGACCACCAAGAACCGCGCCGTGGCATTCCACGGCATCAAGGACGTGCGCGTCGACGAGCTGGACTTCCCCAAGCTGGAGATGCCCGACGGCTCCGCTGCCCCGCACGGCGTCATCCTCAAGATCGTCGCCACCAACATCTGCGGCAGCGACCTGCACATCTACCGCGGCTCCTTCCCCGTGCCCGAGGGCATGGTGCTGGGTCACGAGATGACCGGCCAGGTGCTGGAGGTCGGCAGCGACGTCCAGTTCCTGAAGGAGGGCGACCTCGTCTCCGTGCCGTTCAACGTGGCCTGCGGCCGCTGCCGCAACTGCCGCGCCGGCCACACCGAGATCTGTGAGACCGCCAACCCGGAGCAGGCGTGCGCCGCCTACGGCTTCAATCTGGGCAACTTCCAGGGCGGACAGGCCGAGTACCTGTTCGTGCCGTACGCCGACTTCCAGCTGCTGCGCTTCCCGGACCAGGAGCAGGCGATGGAGAAGATCCTGGATCTGGCCGTGCTCTCGGACATCCTCCCCACGGCGTTCCACGGTCTCATGGCGGCCGGCGCCAAGCCCGGCTCCACCGTCTACATCGCCGGCGCCGGCCCCGTGGGCCGGTGCGCCGCGGCCGCCGCTCGACTGCTGGGCGCCTCGTGCATCATCGTGGGCGACCAGGACGCCTCGCGGCTGGAGCTGGTGCGCAAGCACGGCTGCGAGACCATCGACCTCTCCGTCACGGAGAACCTGCAGGACGCCGTGAACGACATCCTCGGCGAGCCGATGGTGGACTGCGCGGTGGACTACGTCGGCTCCGAGGCCCACGGCCTGGGCTCCGAGTCCGATGAGATGCAGCCGATCGCCGCCGTGAACCAGGTCCTGGACATCACCCGTCCGGGCGGCGCCACGGGCATCATCGGCATCTACGGGCCGGACCCGATCGCGGAGACGAAGGCCGAGCAGGAGGGCACCTTCCCGGTGGACTTCGGCAAGGCCTGGATCAAGTCGCCCCACATCATCGGCGGACAGGCGCCCATCATGCGCTACAACCGCCAGCTGATGATGTCGATCCTGTGGGACCGGATGCCGTACCTGACGGAGATGGTCAACCCGCGCGTGATCAGCCTGGACGAGGCACCCCAGGCCTACGCGGAGTTCGACCAGGGCTCCGTGGACAAGTTCATCATCGACCCCCACGGCATGATCGCCCGCTGA
- a CDS encoding DUF202 domain-containing protein, with amino-acid sequence MRLHHDPGLQPERTVMSWGRTVLALGVLSLTFLRWWPAVGAWAFGPAVVAAVGGAAVLATQRRRYVAQADGIAREQARPALASVACMVALVVGLAVLGITATLLHAA; translated from the coding sequence ATGCGCCTGCACCACGACCCCGGGCTGCAGCCCGAGCGCACCGTGATGAGCTGGGGCCGCACGGTCCTGGCGCTGGGCGTCCTCAGCCTCACGTTCCTGAGGTGGTGGCCGGCCGTCGGCGCGTGGGCGTTCGGGCCTGCGGTGGTGGCGGCCGTCGGCGGGGCGGCGGTGCTGGCCACGCAGCGCCGGCGCTATGTGGCGCAGGCGGACGGGATCGCGCGGGAGCAGGCCCGGCCGGCCCTGGCGTCGGTGGCCTGCATGGTCGCGCTGGTGGTGGGCTTGGCGGTCCTCGGGATCACCGCCACGCTGCTGCACGCGGCCTGA
- a CDS encoding YidH family protein yields MDAAETPDGPEAAAYDGGRPAWQHRLLAGGDEPDPRFTLANERTFLAWVRTALALLAGGVAVEAFTGALFAPPVRVALSTVLLVLAALLALGAGARWLRVERAMRRGRPLPLPLIVPVLAGGVVLAVVVLMLAVVLPRG; encoded by the coding sequence ATGGACGCAGCGGAGACCCCCGACGGCCCCGAGGCCGCCGCGTACGACGGCGGCCGGCCGGCCTGGCAGCACCGCCTCCTGGCGGGTGGGGACGAGCCGGACCCCCGGTTCACGCTCGCCAACGAGCGTACGTTCCTGGCCTGGGTCCGGACGGCTCTGGCGCTGCTGGCCGGCGGGGTCGCGGTGGAGGCGTTCACCGGAGCCCTCTTCGCGCCACCGGTTCGGGTGGCGCTGAGCACGGTGCTGCTCGTCCTGGCGGCGCTGCTCGCCCTGGGCGCGGGTGCGCGATGGCTCCGGGTGGAGCGCGCGATGCGCCGCGGCCGTCCGCTGCCGCTGCCACTGATCGTCCCGGTCCTCGCGGGGGGTGTCGTCCTCGCCGTCGTGGTGCTGATGCTCGCCGTCGTCCTGCCGCGGGGCTGA
- a CDS encoding VIT1/CCC1 transporter family protein, with product MSPAHAATPAALPEPTREQVRRWRRYLADEIAEGQIYRDIAASKDGVERDILIGLAEAEKRHEEHWRALLGEHAAHPPRPSVHRILLRALARVFGSVFVLALAQRAESDTPYAKDQDATEHMAADEQIHEEVVRGLASRGREQLAGSFRAAVFGMNDGLVSNLALVMGIGATGVASSVVLFTGVAGLLAGALSMAAGEYVSVRSQRELLEASSPTQITLEAAEHLDLDRNELELVYLARGMTPEDAKHRALERLGYLSCDCNPQFSARPDGSKGPVDHSESFAEIGSAWGASLSSFCFFASGALIPILPYLFGMTGLGALVVAAVLVGIALLFTGGVVGLLSGSSPLWRGLRQLMIGYGAAAVTYLLGLLVGGSIG from the coding sequence ATGAGTCCCGCCCATGCCGCCACCCCCGCGGCACTCCCCGAACCCACCCGTGAACAGGTCCGACGCTGGCGCCGCTACCTCGCCGACGAGATCGCCGAGGGCCAGATCTACCGCGACATCGCCGCCAGCAAGGACGGCGTCGAGCGGGACATCCTCATCGGCCTGGCCGAGGCGGAGAAGCGGCACGAGGAGCACTGGCGCGCGCTGCTCGGCGAGCACGCCGCGCACCCCCCGCGCCCCTCCGTGCACCGCATCCTGCTGCGCGCCCTGGCCCGCGTGTTCGGCTCCGTGTTCGTCCTCGCCCTGGCCCAGCGCGCCGAGTCGGACACCCCCTACGCCAAGGACCAGGACGCGACCGAGCACATGGCCGCGGACGAGCAGATCCACGAGGAGGTCGTCCGCGGGCTCGCCTCCCGGGGGCGCGAGCAGCTGGCCGGCTCCTTCCGCGCGGCCGTGTTCGGCATGAACGACGGCCTCGTGTCCAACCTCGCCCTGGTCATGGGCATCGGCGCGACGGGCGTGGCCTCATCCGTCGTCCTGTTCACGGGTGTGGCGGGCCTGCTGGCCGGCGCCCTGTCCATGGCGGCCGGCGAGTACGTGTCCGTGCGGTCCCAGCGCGAGCTGCTCGAGGCGTCCTCGCCGACCCAGATCACCCTCGAGGCCGCCGAGCACCTCGACCTGGACCGGAACGAGCTGGAGCTGGTGTACCTGGCGCGCGGCATGACCCCGGAGGACGCCAAGCACCGCGCGCTCGAGCGCCTCGGCTACCTCTCCTGCGACTGCAACCCGCAGTTCTCCGCCCGCCCGGACGGCTCGAAGGGCCCCGTGGACCACTCGGAGTCCTTCGCTGAGATCGGCTCGGCGTGGGGCGCGTCCCTCTCCAGCTTCTGCTTCTTCGCCTCGGGCGCGCTGATCCCGATCCTCCCGTACCTGTTCGGCATGACCGGCCTGGGGGCGCTCGTCGTCGCCGCGGTCCTGGTGGGCATCGCCCTGCTGTTCACCGGCGGCGTCGTGGGCCTGCTCTCCGGCTCCTCCCCGCTGTGGCGCGGCCTGCGCCAGCTGATGATCGGCTACGGCGCCGCCGCCGTGACCTATCTGCTCGGCCTGCTGGTCGGCGGCAGCATCGGCTGA
- the sucD gene encoding succinate--CoA ligase subunit alpha, protein MSIYLNKDSKVIVQGITGGEGTKHTRLMLKAGTNIVGGVNARKAGTTVSHEDEDGNAVELPVFGSVAEAMEKTGADVSVAFVPPAFAKDAAIEAIEAEIPLLVVITEGIPVQDSAEFFALSQSKTGEDGKPKTRIIGPNCPGIITPGEALAGITPATITGSGPIGLVSKSGTLTYQMMYELKDFGFSTAIGIGGDPVIGTTHIDALEAFEADPETKAIVMIGEIGGDAEERAAEFIKANVTKPVVGYVAGFTAPEGKTMGHAGAIVSGSAGTAQAKKEALEAAGVKVGKTPSETADLMREIMKGL, encoded by the coding sequence ATGTCGATCTACCTGAACAAGGACTCCAAGGTCATCGTCCAGGGCATCACCGGCGGCGAGGGCACCAAGCACACCCGCCTCATGCTCAAGGCCGGCACGAACATCGTGGGCGGCGTGAACGCCCGCAAGGCCGGCACCACCGTGTCCCACGAGGACGAGGACGGCAACGCCGTCGAGCTGCCCGTGTTCGGCTCCGTGGCCGAGGCCATGGAGAAGACCGGCGCGGACGTGTCCGTGGCCTTCGTGCCGCCGGCCTTCGCCAAGGACGCCGCCATCGAGGCCATCGAGGCCGAGATCCCGCTGCTCGTGGTCATCACCGAGGGCATCCCGGTGCAGGACTCCGCGGAGTTCTTCGCCCTGTCCCAGTCGAAGACCGGCGAGGACGGCAAGCCGAAGACCCGCATCATCGGCCCGAACTGCCCCGGCATCATCACCCCGGGCGAGGCCCTGGCCGGCATCACCCCGGCCACCATCACCGGCTCCGGCCCCATCGGCCTGGTGTCCAAGTCCGGCACGCTGACCTACCAGATGATGTACGAGCTGAAGGACTTCGGCTTCTCCACCGCCATCGGCATCGGCGGCGACCCGGTCATCGGCACCACCCACATCGACGCCCTCGAGGCGTTCGAGGCCGACCCGGAGACCAAGGCCATCGTGATGATCGGCGAGATCGGCGGCGACGCCGAGGAGCGCGCGGCCGAGTTCATCAAGGCCAACGTCACCAAGCCGGTCGTCGGCTACGTGGCCGGCTTCACCGCCCCCGAGGGCAAGACCATGGGCCACGCGGGTGCCATCGTGTCCGGCTCCGCCGGCACCGCCCAGGCCAAGAAGGAGGCCCTCGAGGCCGCCGGCGTGAAGGTGGGCAAGACCCCCTCCGAGACCGCCGACCTCATGCGCGAGATCATGAAGGGCCTCTGA
- the sucC gene encoding ADP-forming succinate--CoA ligase subunit beta — MDLYEYQARDLFEKHGVPVLQGIVAETPEEAKAAAEKIGGVTVVKAQVKVGGRGKAGGVKVAKTADEAYEHAKAILGMDIKGHTVNKVMIAQGADIAEEYYFSVLLDRANRTYLAMCSVEGGMEIEQLAEERPEALAKVPVSALTGLDQATADTIVAEAGFPEELRADVAAVIVKLGEVFKNEDATLVEVNPLVKTGDGTILALDGKVSLDDNAEFRQADHAGLVDKTTEDPLEAKAKANDLNYVKLDGQVGIIGNGAGLVMSTLDVVAYAGENHGGVKPANFLDIGGGANAEVMAAGLDVILGDEQVKSVFVNVFGGITACDAVANGIVKALEILGDSATKPLVVRLDGNAVEEGRRILQEADHPLVTLAATMDEGADKATELAHSAN; from the coding sequence GTGGACCTGTATGAGTACCAGGCGCGCGATCTGTTCGAGAAGCACGGGGTCCCCGTGCTGCAGGGCATCGTCGCCGAGACCCCCGAAGAGGCCAAGGCCGCAGCGGAGAAGATCGGCGGCGTGACCGTCGTCAAGGCGCAGGTGAAGGTCGGCGGCCGCGGCAAGGCCGGCGGCGTGAAGGTCGCCAAGACGGCCGACGAGGCCTACGAGCACGCCAAGGCCATCCTCGGCATGGACATCAAGGGCCACACCGTCAACAAGGTCATGATCGCCCAGGGCGCCGACATCGCCGAGGAGTACTACTTCTCCGTGCTGCTGGACCGCGCCAACCGCACCTACCTCGCCATGTGCTCCGTCGAGGGCGGCATGGAGATCGAGCAGCTCGCCGAGGAGCGCCCCGAGGCCCTCGCCAAGGTGCCCGTCTCCGCCCTGACCGGCCTCGACCAGGCCACCGCGGACACGATCGTCGCCGAGGCCGGCTTCCCCGAGGAGCTGCGCGCCGACGTCGCCGCCGTCATCGTGAAGCTGGGCGAGGTCTTCAAGAACGAGGACGCCACGCTCGTCGAGGTGAATCCGCTCGTGAAGACCGGCGACGGCACGATCCTCGCCCTCGACGGCAAGGTCTCCCTGGACGACAACGCCGAGTTCCGCCAGGCCGACCACGCCGGCCTCGTGGACAAGACCACCGAGGACCCGCTGGAGGCCAAGGCCAAGGCCAACGACCTCAACTACGTCAAGCTCGACGGCCAGGTCGGCATCATCGGCAACGGCGCCGGCCTCGTCATGTCCACCCTGGACGTCGTCGCCTACGCCGGCGAGAACCACGGCGGCGTCAAGCCCGCGAACTTCCTCGACATCGGCGGCGGCGCGAACGCCGAGGTCATGGCCGCCGGCCTCGACGTCATCCTGGGCGACGAGCAGGTCAAGTCCGTGTTCGTGAACGTCTTCGGCGGCATCACCGCGTGCGACGCCGTCGCCAACGGCATCGTCAAGGCCCTCGAGATCCTGGGCGACTCCGCCACCAAGCCGCTGGTCGTGCGCCTGGACGGCAACGCCGTGGAGGAGGGCCGCCGCATCCTGCAGGAGGCCGACCACCCGCTGGTCACCCTGGCCGCCACCATGGACGAGGGCGCCGACAAGGCCACCGAGCTCGCCCACTCCGCGAACTGA
- the pcrA gene encoding DNA helicase PcrA, translating to MADLFSSLGRDPLFAPRTRPADPETALPGLVPTAVTRAADPEAGAWGAGRDAGAPSAGPLTPEGLVEGLNPQQAAAVQHTGSPLLIVAGAGSGKTRVLTHRIAWLLATGRARPHEVLAITFTNKAAAEMRERIAGLIGDTARRMWISTFHSSCVRILRNEAANIGLKSTFTIYDSADSLRLVTQIAKVQDLDPKRFAPKALLSRISALKNELVDPEDHASRVAEGDPWGRAVAAVYTEYTARLRQANALDFDDLIGMTVHMFEAFPRVLDGYRRRFRHVLVDEYQDTNHAQYRLIRLLSGPAGEPEGVDTPGGELTVVGDSDQSIYAFRGADIRNIVEFEQDFTDAATIKLEQNYRSTQTILDAANAVIAHNPDRRKKDLWTAEGEGPRIIGYAAENESAEAEWIASTIDRLQDEEGIRPADVAVFYRTNAQSRALEERLVTRGIPYRVIGGTRFYDRKEIKDALAYLRVIVNPDDDVNVRRILNEPKRGIGDRAEGAVAAWAERNRVPFFTALRDAENAPGMATRSLKAVQGFVQLMDDLAQVAESAGPATVLEAVLEQSGMLAALRESEDLQDESRADNLGELVAVVRAFEKGTPGGTLTDFLEQVALVADADQLPAAPDVEGEELAEQQGQVTLMTLHTAKGLEFPVVFLTGMEHGVFPHSRSLTDEKEMAEERRLAYVGITRARRRLHLSRAEARSLWGQHQFNPPSQFLGEIPDELIEWERAGTDRSFGGLTSLAGAGTSRYANRFSGGGSGSARRGSMTGAWGDRAAGGVGGGLASNRPQRLTRGEEAADLTVPSSVVRGRAPSRVQPQKEVVALSAGDRVEHATFGAGRVDAVAGTGDKTVATVTFDATGAQKRLLLRYAPLTRVEG from the coding sequence ATGGCTGACCTCTTCTCCTCCCTCGGACGCGACCCCCTCTTCGCCCCCCGGACCCGCCCCGCGGATCCGGAGACGGCCCTGCCCGGGCTGGTGCCCACGGCGGTGACCCGGGCGGCGGACCCCGAGGCCGGCGCGTGGGGCGCGGGGCGCGACGCCGGCGCCCCCTCCGCGGGGCCGCTCACCCCGGAGGGGCTCGTCGAGGGCCTGAACCCGCAGCAGGCGGCGGCGGTGCAGCACACGGGCAGCCCCCTGCTGATCGTGGCGGGCGCGGGCTCGGGCAAGACCCGCGTGCTGACGCACCGGATCGCGTGGCTGCTGGCCACCGGTCGCGCGCGCCCGCACGAGGTCCTGGCCATCACGTTCACCAACAAGGCGGCCGCGGAGATGCGTGAGCGCATCGCCGGGCTGATCGGGGACACCGCCCGGCGCATGTGGATCAGCACGTTCCACTCCTCCTGCGTGCGGATCCTGCGCAACGAGGCGGCGAACATCGGGCTGAAGTCCACGTTCACCATCTACGACTCCGCGGACTCCCTGCGCCTCGTCACGCAGATCGCCAAGGTGCAGGACCTGGACCCCAAGCGGTTCGCCCCCAAGGCGCTGCTGAGCCGGATCAGCGCCCTGAAGAACGAGCTCGTGGACCCGGAGGACCACGCCTCGCGGGTGGCCGAGGGGGACCCGTGGGGTCGGGCCGTGGCCGCCGTCTACACGGAGTACACGGCGCGCCTGCGCCAGGCCAACGCGCTGGACTTCGACGACCTGATCGGCATGACCGTCCACATGTTCGAGGCGTTCCCGCGGGTGCTGGACGGCTACCGCCGCCGGTTCCGCCACGTGCTCGTGGACGAGTACCAGGACACCAACCACGCCCAGTACCGCCTCATCCGGCTGCTCTCCGGCCCGGCCGGCGAGCCGGAGGGCGTGGACACCCCGGGCGGCGAGCTGACCGTCGTCGGCGACTCGGACCAGTCCATCTACGCGTTCCGTGGGGCAGACATCCGCAACATCGTGGAGTTCGAGCAGGACTTCACGGACGCCGCCACCATCAAGCTGGAGCAGAACTACCGCTCCACGCAGACCATCCTGGACGCCGCCAACGCGGTGATCGCGCACAACCCGGACCGCCGCAAGAAGGACCTGTGGACCGCCGAGGGCGAGGGCCCGCGGATCATCGGCTACGCCGCGGAGAACGAGTCCGCGGAGGCCGAGTGGATCGCCTCCACCATCGATCGCCTGCAGGACGAGGAGGGGATCCGGCCCGCCGACGTCGCCGTGTTCTACCGGACCAACGCGCAGTCCCGTGCGCTCGAGGAGCGCCTGGTCACCCGCGGCATCCCGTACCGCGTCATCGGCGGCACCCGGTTCTACGACCGCAAGGAGATCAAGGACGCGCTCGCCTACCTGCGGGTGATCGTCAACCCCGACGACGACGTCAACGTCCGCCGCATCCTCAACGAGCCCAAGCGGGGCATCGGGGACCGGGCCGAGGGCGCCGTCGCCGCGTGGGCCGAGCGCAACCGGGTGCCGTTCTTCACGGCGCTCCGCGACGCGGAGAACGCCCCGGGCATGGCCACCCGCTCGCTCAAGGCCGTCCAGGGCTTCGTGCAACTGATGGACGACCTCGCCCAGGTGGCCGAGTCCGCCGGGCCCGCCACCGTGCTGGAGGCTGTCCTCGAGCAGTCCGGCATGCTTGCCGCCCTCCGCGAGTCCGAGGACCTGCAGGACGAGTCCCGCGCGGACAACCTCGGTGAGCTCGTGGCCGTGGTCCGCGCGTTCGAGAAGGGCACCCCCGGGGGCACCCTCACCGACTTCCTCGAGCAGGTGGCGCTCGTGGCGGACGCGGACCAGCTGCCCGCCGCCCCGGACGTCGAGGGGGAGGAGCTGGCCGAGCAGCAGGGCCAGGTCACGCTCATGACCCTCCACACCGCCAAGGGTCTGGAGTTCCCCGTGGTGTTCCTCACGGGCATGGAGCACGGCGTGTTCCCGCACTCGCGCTCCCTCACGGACGAGAAGGAGATGGCGGAGGAGCGCCGCCTGGCCTACGTGGGCATCACCCGCGCCCGACGCCGCCTCCACCTCTCCCGCGCCGAGGCCCGCTCCCTGTGGGGCCAGCACCAGTTCAACCCGCCGAGCCAGTTCCTCGGGGAGATCCCCGATGAGCTGATCGAGTGGGAGCGCGCCGGCACGGACCGCTCCTTCGGGGGCCTGACCAGCCTCGCCGGCGCGGGCACCTCCCGCTACGCGAACCGCTTCTCCGGGGGCGGGTCGGGCTCGGCCCGGCGCGGCTCCATGACCGGGGCCTGGGGCGACCGGGCCGCGGGCGGCGTCGGGGGCGGGCTCGCCTCGAACCGCCCGCAGCGGCTCACCCGCGGCGAGGAGGCCGCCGACCTCACCGTGCCGTCCTCGGTGGTGCGCGGCCGCGCGCCGTCCCGGGTGCAGCCCCAGAAGGAGGTCGTGGCGCTCTCCGCGGGGGACCGCGTGGAGCACGCGACGTTCGGGGCCGGGCGCGTGGACGCCGTCGCCGGGACGGGGGACAAGACCGTGGCCACGGTGACCTTCGACGCCACCGGGGCGCAGAAGCGCCTGCTGCTGCGCTACGCCCCGCTGACCCGCGTGGAGGGCTGA